In Bos indicus x Bos taurus breed Angus x Brahman F1 hybrid chromosome 23, Bos_hybrid_MaternalHap_v2.0, whole genome shotgun sequence, a single genomic region encodes these proteins:
- the MDFI gene encoding myoD family inhibitor isoform X1 yields the protein MSQVSGQHPPHCDAPHGAPSAAPGPAQTPSLLPGLEVVTGSAHPAEAALEEGSLEEAAAPPMTQGNDPEAPQTLDSTDLDVPIEAVTCQPQGNPLDCTPLVANGSGHPSELGGARRTGNGALGGPKAHRKLQTHPSLASQGSKKSKGSTKSAASQIPLQAQEDCCVHCILSCLFCEFLTLCNLVLDCATCGSCSSEDSCLCCCCCGSGECADCDLPCDLDCGILDACCESADCLEICMECCGLCFSS from the exons ATGTCCCAGGTGAGTGGCCAGCACCCCCCTCACTGCGACGCGCCCCATGGAGCCCCCAGCGCAGCCCCGGGCCCAG CCCAGACCCCATCCCTCCTTCCTGGGCTGGAGGTAGTGACCGGATCCGCTCACCCCGCAGAGGCAGCGCTTGAGGAGGGCTCCCTGGAGGAAGCAGCGGCACCCCCCATGACCCAAGGCAATGACCCTGAGGCCCCCCAGACCCTGGACAGCACTGACCTCGATGTCCCCATAGAAGCTGTGACAT GCCAGCCCCAGgggaaccccttggactgcaccCCACTAGTGGCGAATGGCTCTGGCCACCCCTCGGAGCTGGGCGGCGCCAGGCGGACGGGGAACGGTGCCCTGGGTGGCCCCAAGGCCCACCGGAAGTTGCAGACGCACCCATCTCTCGCTAGCCAGGGCAGCAAGAAGAGCAAGGGCAGCACCAAGTCCGCTGCCTCCCAGATTCCCCTCCAGGCGCAGGAAG ACTGCTGTGTCCACTGCATCTTGTCCTGCCTGTTCTGCGAGTTCCTGACGCTGTGCAACCTGGTCCTGGACTGCGCCACATGCGGCTCCTGCAGCTCCGAGGACtcatgcctctgctgctgctgctgcggctccGGCGAGTGTGCCGACTGTGACCTGCCCTGCGACCTGGACTGCGGCATCCTGGACGCCTGCTGCGAGTCGGCCGACTGCCTGGAGATCTGCATGGAGTGCTGCggcctctgcttctcctcctga
- the MDFI gene encoding myoD family inhibitor isoform X2 has translation MSQVSGQHPPHCDAPHGAPSAAPGPEAALEEGSLEEAAAPPMTQGNDPEAPQTLDSTDLDVPIEAVTCQPQGNPLDCTPLVANGSGHPSELGGARRTGNGALGGPKAHRKLQTHPSLASQGSKKSKGSTKSAASQIPLQAQEDCCVHCILSCLFCEFLTLCNLVLDCATCGSCSSEDSCLCCCCCGSGECADCDLPCDLDCGILDACCESADCLEICMECCGLCFSS, from the exons ATGTCCCAGGTGAGTGGCCAGCACCCCCCTCACTGCGACGCGCCCCATGGAGCCCCCAGCGCAGCCCCGGGCCCAG AGGCAGCGCTTGAGGAGGGCTCCCTGGAGGAAGCAGCGGCACCCCCCATGACCCAAGGCAATGACCCTGAGGCCCCCCAGACCCTGGACAGCACTGACCTCGATGTCCCCATAGAAGCTGTGACAT GCCAGCCCCAGgggaaccccttggactgcaccCCACTAGTGGCGAATGGCTCTGGCCACCCCTCGGAGCTGGGCGGCGCCAGGCGGACGGGGAACGGTGCCCTGGGTGGCCCCAAGGCCCACCGGAAGTTGCAGACGCACCCATCTCTCGCTAGCCAGGGCAGCAAGAAGAGCAAGGGCAGCACCAAGTCCGCTGCCTCCCAGATTCCCCTCCAGGCGCAGGAAG ACTGCTGTGTCCACTGCATCTTGTCCTGCCTGTTCTGCGAGTTCCTGACGCTGTGCAACCTGGTCCTGGACTGCGCCACATGCGGCTCCTGCAGCTCCGAGGACtcatgcctctgctgctgctgctgcggctccGGCGAGTGTGCCGACTGTGACCTGCCCTGCGACCTGGACTGCGGCATCCTGGACGCCTGCTGCGAGTCGGCCGACTGCCTGGAGATCTGCATGGAGTGCTGCggcctctgcttctcctcctga